The following are encoded together in the Pseudodesulfovibrio indicus genome:
- the flgB gene encoding flagellar basal body rod protein FlgB: MSKLFSHQIQLTEKVLDLRLQRQNIVTGNIANVNTPGYKARRLEFEEKLQDALNQNSLGKMTRTQGAHLPSTFSAAGFKGEAFDNFTAREVYGQDHVNLETEITNSAKNTMMYNALTQVIKKNFDGMSRVISEGSK; this comes from the coding sequence ATGAGCAAGCTTTTTTCGCACCAGATCCAGTTGACGGAGAAGGTCCTGGACCTGCGTCTGCAACGTCAAAATATCGTCACGGGCAACATCGCCAACGTGAACACGCCGGGCTACAAGGCCCGCCGCCTCGAATTCGAGGAAAAACTCCAGGACGCCCTGAACCAGAACTCCCTGGGCAAGATGACCCGCACCCAGGGGGCGCACCTGCCCTCCACTTTTTCGGCGGCGGGATTCAAGGGAGAGGCGTTCGACAATTTCACCGCCCGCGAAGTCTACGGCCAGGACCACGTCAACCTGGAAACCGAGATCACCAACAGCGCCAAGAACACCATGATGTACAACGCGCTGACCCAGGTCATCAAAAAGAACTTCGACGGAATGAGCCGGGTCATCAGCGAAGGGAGCAAGTAA
- a CDS encoding tetratricopeptide repeat protein, whose product MSGHLDYEINKELGECYLFMGELDKAEEYYKKAVSSNGVHPDPYLGLATVAIQRGALADAEVMYKKAHNIAPSDKSLSGIALIRMENGEKEEAYSLFTEAIQLNPENMVALFSLIRLGHELERIGEIIPHLESYLEIDPAKHEVRYSLAGCLACTGQKEAAEAQLEKILETDPDNAAAKEMLEQFRS is encoded by the coding sequence ATGAGTGGTCATCTGGATTACGAAATCAACAAGGAACTCGGGGAATGCTACCTGTTCATGGGTGAGCTGGACAAGGCCGAGGAGTACTACAAGAAAGCAGTCAGCTCCAACGGCGTCCACCCCGATCCGTATCTTGGTCTTGCCACCGTCGCCATTCAGCGCGGCGCCCTGGCTGATGCCGAGGTCATGTACAAGAAGGCCCACAATATCGCGCCTTCCGACAAGAGTCTTTCCGGGATCGCGCTCATCCGGATGGAGAACGGTGAAAAGGAGGAAGCCTATTCCCTGTTTACCGAAGCCATCCAGTTGAATCCCGAAAACATGGTCGCCCTGTTCAGCCTGATCCGGCTCGGCCATGAACTGGAACGCATCGGCGAAATCATTCCGCATCTCGAGAGCTATCTCGAAATCGACCCGGCCAAGCATGAAGTGCGCTACTCCCTGGCCGGTTGTCTCGCCTGCACCGGGCAGAAGGAAGCCGCCGAGGCCCAGCTCGAGAAGATTCTCGAGACGGACCCCGATAACGCGGCCGCCAAGGAAATGCTCGAGCAGTTCCGGTCCTGA
- a CDS encoding IMP cyclohydrolase, translating into MNLLPVKRAILSVTDKTGLAEFGKFLVDQGCELVSTGGTKKMLQEAGLPVTSVSDVTDFPEILGGRVKTLHPHIHGGILADKDDEAHMETLRDFGIEPFDLICVNLYNFADAVAKGLDLKAAVEQIDIGGPTMLRATAKNFHSICVVPDPQYYATVQKEIEEHGGLTLEFRKEMATLTFRLTSEYDAMITKYLSENDA; encoded by the coding sequence ATGAACCTGTTGCCTGTAAAGCGAGCCATTCTTTCCGTAACCGATAAAACCGGCCTGGCCGAGTTCGGCAAGTTCCTGGTGGACCAGGGGTGCGAGTTGGTCTCCACCGGCGGCACCAAGAAGATGCTGCAGGAGGCCGGGCTGCCCGTCACCTCGGTTTCCGACGTCACGGATTTTCCGGAGATCCTGGGCGGCCGGGTCAAGACCCTGCACCCGCACATCCACGGCGGCATCCTGGCCGACAAGGACGACGAAGCGCACATGGAGACCCTGCGCGACTTCGGCATCGAGCCCTTTGACCTGATCTGCGTCAATCTCTACAACTTCGCCGACGCCGTGGCCAAGGGGCTGGACCTGAAGGCCGCGGTCGAGCAGATCGACATCGGCGGCCCGACCATGCTCCGCGCCACGGCCAAGAATTTCCACTCCATCTGCGTGGTCCCCGATCCCCAGTACTACGCCACGGTGCAGAAGGAGATCGAGGAGCACGGCGGCCTGACGCTGGAATTCCGCAAGGAGATGGCCACTCTGACCTTCCGGCTGACCAGCGAGTACGACGCCATGATCACCAAGTACCTCAGCGAGAACGACGCCTAG
- the hflX gene encoding GTPase HflX — MAESNLPRRRIIAQKPKGNLQGLKPNQIKRLSRLYQRQFPTDDCYTLEQARELAEISADTGRQLALLIDRQGKVSMVLVGDNRSIYIPELPRARMASGRLRGLRLLHTHLAAESLSQEDLMDMVFLRLDSVAALTVREGFPETVEAAHLLPPNPEDKSYEVLEPVRWDRFSHDLGAITAALEDEFGRQEDGKGTGSDEDRALLVSVDDTPRPVQELSLAELAELADTAGLTAAGTMIQRVRKQNPKFILGKGKLAELEVRALQANASIIVFDQELSPTQIRNLAEITERKIIDRTQLILDIFAQHATSKSGKLQVEMAQLKYTLPRLVGKNRAMSRLMGGIGGRGPGETKLEIDRRRANDRLTRLKSELDQVRKHRTQTRERRAKAGLPVVSLVGYTNAGKSTLLNTLTQSKVLAEDKLFATLDPTSRRIRFPEEREVVLTDTVGFIRRLPPDLKEAFRATLEELDSADLLVLVCDASHPEVEEQVEAVRAILDEMELADIPSILVLNKWDKLDEEGREAMRNVYPEGIPAVAVDRPTLEPVVQAILTNLPWEKQVP; from the coding sequence ATGGCCGAATCGAATTTACCCAGGAGACGCATCATAGCCCAGAAGCCCAAGGGCAACCTGCAAGGGTTGAAGCCCAACCAGATAAAGAGACTTTCCCGCCTGTACCAGAGGCAGTTCCCCACCGACGACTGCTATACCCTGGAGCAGGCCCGCGAACTGGCCGAAATTTCCGCCGACACGGGCCGCCAGCTGGCCCTGCTCATCGACCGCCAGGGCAAGGTTTCCATGGTCCTGGTGGGCGACAACCGCTCCATCTACATCCCGGAGCTGCCCCGGGCGCGCATGGCCTCGGGCCGGTTGCGCGGCCTGCGGCTGCTGCACACCCACCTGGCCGCCGAGAGCCTGAGCCAGGAGGACCTCATGGACATGGTCTTCCTGCGGCTTGATTCCGTGGCCGCGCTGACCGTGCGCGAGGGGTTCCCGGAGACCGTGGAGGCGGCCCACCTGCTGCCCCCCAATCCGGAGGACAAGAGCTACGAGGTCCTGGAGCCCGTGCGCTGGGACCGGTTTTCCCACGACCTGGGGGCCATCACCGCCGCCCTGGAGGACGAGTTCGGCAGGCAGGAGGACGGGAAGGGCACCGGCTCGGACGAGGACCGCGCGCTGCTGGTCAGCGTGGACGACACCCCGCGCCCGGTGCAGGAGCTTTCCCTGGCCGAGCTGGCCGAGCTGGCGGACACCGCCGGGCTAACCGCCGCCGGGACCATGATCCAGCGGGTGCGCAAGCAGAATCCCAAGTTCATCCTGGGCAAGGGCAAGCTGGCCGAGCTGGAGGTCCGGGCGCTCCAGGCCAACGCCTCGATCATCGTCTTCGACCAGGAGCTGTCGCCCACCCAGATCCGCAACCTGGCCGAGATCACCGAGCGCAAGATCATCGACCGCACCCAGCTCATCCTGGACATCTTCGCCCAGCATGCCACCAGCAAGTCGGGCAAGCTCCAGGTGGAGATGGCCCAGCTCAAGTACACCCTGCCCCGGCTGGTCGGAAAGAACCGGGCCATGTCCCGGCTCATGGGCGGCATCGGCGGGCGCGGTCCCGGCGAGACCAAGCTGGAGATCGACCGCCGCCGGGCCAACGACCGGCTGACCCGCCTCAAGTCGGAGCTGGACCAGGTCCGCAAGCACCGCACCCAGACCCGCGAGCGGCGCGCCAAGGCCGGGCTGCCCGTGGTCTCCCTGGTGGGCTACACCAACGCGGGCAAGTCCACGCTGCTCAACACCCTGACACAATCCAAGGTCCTGGCCGAGGACAAGCTCTTCGCCACCCTGGACCCCACCAGCCGCCGCATCCGGTTCCCGGAGGAGCGCGAGGTGGTCCTGACCGACACGGTCGGCTTCATCCGCAGGCTGCCCCCGGACCTCAAGGAGGCGTTCCGCGCCACCCTGGAGGAGCTGGACTCGGCGGACCTGCTGGTCCTGGTCTGCGACGCCTCCCACCCGGAGGTGGAGGAGCAGGTGGAGGCGGTCCGCGCCATCCTCGACGAGATGGAGCTGGCGGACATCCCGTCCATCCTGGTCCTGAACAAGTGGGACAAGCTGGACGAGGAGGGGCGCGAGGCCATGCGCAACGTCTACCCCGAAGGCATCCCGGCCGTGGCCGTGGACCGACCGACCCTCGAGCCGGTGGTCCAGGCCATCCTGACCAATCTCCCGTGGGAGAAGCAGGTTCCTTAA
- a CDS encoding nicotinamide mononucleotide transporter, with protein MDTILQIWGGSCYLLNKICFAGAERSAAPEDSRKWRLWSWTVFLVGLPAWVTVFIMERNWIAATVEAGGAPAMLVGLIIALRGRGGEPRWLDRLARLSVIVGLGISLREFGGITTAGQVLELCIAAGFLMGTYLMAKENVKGYLWFMLGNISCAALMGLQGYSILMTQQLVSLVFVADAWRSRKAAKGKDSSTR; from the coding sequence ATGGATACCATACTGCAGATATGGGGCGGGTCCTGTTACCTGCTCAACAAGATATGCTTTGCCGGGGCCGAGCGCAGCGCCGCCCCGGAGGACAGCCGGAAATGGCGGCTGTGGTCCTGGACCGTTTTCCTGGTCGGGCTGCCCGCCTGGGTCACGGTCTTCATCATGGAGCGCAACTGGATCGCGGCCACGGTCGAGGCGGGCGGCGCGCCGGCCATGCTCGTCGGCCTGATCATCGCCCTGCGCGGTCGCGGCGGCGAGCCGCGCTGGCTCGACCGGCTGGCCCGGCTCTCGGTGATCGTGGGGCTGGGGATCAGCCTGCGCGAGTTCGGCGGCATCACCACCGCCGGACAGGTGCTGGAGCTGTGCATAGCCGCCGGGTTCCTGATGGGAACCTACCTGATGGCCAAGGAAAACGTGAAGGGCTACCTCTGGTTCATGCTCGGCAACATCAGCTGCGCCGCGCTGATGGGCCTTCAGGGATACTCCATCCTGATGACCCAGCAGCTCGTGTCGCTGGTCTTCGTGGCGGACGCCTGGCGCAGCCGGAAGGCGGCCAAGGGCAAGGATTCGTCAACCCGTTAA
- a CDS encoding cation diffusion facilitator family transporter, which translates to MIGGSPKRYAIYSIGASILTLVLKFGAWGMTGSVGLLSDATESLVNLTAGVLALTAITIALRPADSDHAYGHGKAEYFSSGIEGVLIIVAAIGIAWAALHRFLAPQPLDHLGFGLVLALVSSAVNFLTARIMLRAADRFDSITLEADARHLLTDVWTSVGLVAGLAVIIVMPEWKILDPIIALVMAVNIVFTGVGLLKRSVGGLMDDALPEGELEIIATAIRSYTGEDSSFHGLRTRKSGPKRFIDFHLLVPGSMTVHDSHELCELIEELIHSKLPRAEVTIHVEPLESETSYDGKAVGGACSASLGGSCPAISPDSPLSPVSPTSPPPPPPPPKDESGE; encoded by the coding sequence ATGATCGGCGGATCACCCAAGCGATACGCCATCTACTCCATCGGGGCCTCCATCCTGACCCTGGTGCTCAAGTTCGGCGCGTGGGGCATGACCGGCTCGGTCGGCCTGCTCTCCGACGCCACCGAGTCCCTGGTCAACCTCACGGCGGGCGTCCTCGCCCTGACCGCCATCACCATCGCCCTGCGCCCGGCGGATTCCGACCACGCCTACGGGCACGGCAAGGCCGAGTATTTCTCCAGCGGTATCGAGGGCGTGCTGATCATCGTGGCCGCCATCGGCATCGCCTGGGCCGCCCTGCACCGGTTCCTCGCGCCCCAGCCGCTCGACCATTTGGGATTCGGCCTGGTCCTGGCCCTGGTCTCCTCGGCCGTCAATTTCCTCACCGCCCGGATCATGCTCCGGGCCGCGGACCGCTTCGACTCCATCACCCTGGAGGCGGACGCCCGACACCTGCTCACCGACGTCTGGACCTCGGTGGGGCTGGTGGCCGGACTGGCCGTGATCATCGTCATGCCCGAATGGAAGATCCTCGACCCGATCATCGCCCTGGTCATGGCCGTGAACATCGTCTTCACCGGCGTGGGGCTGCTCAAGCGGTCCGTGGGCGGTCTCATGGACGACGCCCTGCCCGAAGGGGAACTGGAGATCATCGCCACGGCCATCCGCAGCTACACCGGCGAGGATTCCTCCTTCCACGGGCTGCGCACCCGCAAGTCCGGCCCCAAGCGGTTCATCGACTTCCACCTCCTGGTGCCGGGGTCAATGACCGTGCACGACTCGCATGAACTGTGCGAACTCATTGAAGAACTTATCCACTCCAAGCTTCCGCGCGCCGAGGTGACCATCCACGTGGAGCCGCTGGAAAGCGAGACCTCCTACGACGGCAAGGCCGTGGGCGGCGCCTGTTCGGCCAGCCTTGGCGGCAGTTGCCCCGCGATCTCCCCTGACTCCCCGCTTTCCCCGGTCTCCCCGACCTCGCCGCCGCCCCCTCCGCCCCCTCCAAAGGACGAATCGGGCGAATAG
- the plsY gene encoding glycerol-3-phosphate 1-O-acyltransferase PlsY, translating to MTLIFWAAFAYVLGSIPFGLVIAKSGCNIDPRQDGSRNTGATNVARLCGMKYGIATLACDVLKGLLPVAFAASWVESGTALSLVALAAILGHVYSCFMGFKGGKAVATTVGAFLALSFWPALIAIVLCLAMVWLTGHVSMGSLTFALSLPVLMLLSGNFAYIPVALAVMVLLFWRHRENIRRLARGEENPWLKKD from the coding sequence ATGACGTTGATTTTCTGGGCGGCGTTCGCCTATGTCCTCGGCTCCATTCCCTTCGGGCTGGTCATCGCCAAATCCGGGTGCAACATCGACCCGCGCCAGGACGGCAGCAGGAACACCGGAGCCACCAACGTGGCCCGTCTGTGCGGCATGAAGTACGGCATCGCCACCTTGGCCTGCGACGTGCTCAAGGGGCTTTTGCCCGTGGCCTTCGCGGCCTCCTGGGTGGAGTCGGGCACGGCGCTGAGCCTGGTGGCCCTGGCCGCCATCCTCGGCCACGTCTATTCCTGCTTCATGGGCTTCAAGGGCGGCAAGGCCGTGGCCACCACCGTGGGCGCGTTCCTGGCCCTCTCCTTCTGGCCCGCCTTGATCGCCATCGTTCTCTGCCTGGCCATGGTCTGGCTCACCGGCCACGTGTCCATGGGCTCCCTGACCTTCGCCCTGTCCCTGCCGGTGCTCATGCTTTTGTCCGGCAACTTCGCGTACATCCCCGTGGCCCTGGCGGTCATGGTCCTGCTCTTCTGGCGTCACCGCGAGAACATCCGCAGGCTGGCGCGCGGCGAGGAAAACCCCTGGCTGAAGAAGGACTGA
- a CDS encoding ribonuclease catalytic domain-containing protein has protein sequence MAKTTAFGPSIRPGTVVEFMHGDQPQLAWVLEDSSGKLRLLTINKRETKLPAARLLPWTGPVLSADASRQDIQNELNERQEARGEIQAGLDVMELWELAQGEVESAPLDWFAGLLWEDPDADRLAALGRAMLQAKTHFKFRPPLFDIYPADKVEARLQQQAEEKEREAITSAGQTLLQDLWSAYNQGRKPRPDLAPELAEGLARILRRQVAQTLDENERKIWTAISKGLPDLPHLALVLAQTWGVLPAHHNYHLDEAEYAWGDEWSQSFNNEINEIEEAFSNQAEEPELEDLVSIDAATTRDIDDAFRIERDGKGFKLTIALARPDAHWTFGSSLDRAVQHRVSSLYLPEGTSHMMPERFGTGLYSLMAGETRPALVTDFHLGPDGALDRVEPRTAWVRIRENTTYEAADAAIAARTDESLVLAHDLATRLLERRLASGACVIRRPEPVVTLEGEGAQASVEVSVKTPCPLSELVISEFMILANSGLALWARDHEVPLLHRTQDIALPPEAAGIFSEPAEIMRSVKLLLPPTLETNPRRHAALAVPAYAPITSPLRRYTDLINMSQVCTFLTNGTPRLDKDELDQLIIHLNMRVQAVGAVQRFRPRYWKLVYLAKRRREFQPAVLVDEAGPMATLSMPHLQINVRAPKKLLGDKLYPGQRFQINFSRIDPLTNEIRLGEALEE, from the coding sequence ATGGCAAAGACAACCGCATTCGGCCCCTCGATCCGCCCCGGCACGGTGGTGGAGTTCATGCACGGCGACCAACCCCAGCTCGCCTGGGTGCTGGAGGATTCCTCCGGCAAGCTGCGCCTGCTGACCATCAACAAGCGGGAGACCAAGCTGCCCGCCGCCCGGCTGCTGCCCTGGACCGGCCCGGTGCTGTCCGCCGACGCCTCGCGCCAGGACATCCAGAACGAACTCAACGAACGCCAGGAGGCGCGCGGGGAAATCCAGGCCGGGCTGGACGTCATGGAGCTCTGGGAGCTGGCCCAGGGCGAGGTGGAGTCCGCCCCGCTCGACTGGTTCGCCGGGCTGCTCTGGGAGGACCCGGACGCGGACCGGCTGGCCGCGCTGGGCCGGGCCATGCTCCAGGCCAAGACCCACTTCAAGTTCCGCCCCCCGCTGTTCGACATCTATCCCGCCGACAAGGTGGAGGCCCGGCTGCAACAGCAGGCCGAGGAAAAGGAGCGCGAGGCCATCACCTCCGCGGGCCAGACCCTGCTCCAGGACCTGTGGTCCGCCTACAACCAGGGGCGCAAGCCCCGTCCCGACCTGGCCCCGGAACTGGCCGAGGGGCTGGCCCGCATCCTGCGCCGCCAGGTGGCCCAGACCCTGGACGAGAACGAGCGCAAGATATGGACGGCCATCAGCAAGGGGCTGCCGGACCTGCCGCACCTGGCCCTGGTCCTGGCCCAGACCTGGGGCGTCCTGCCCGCCCACCACAACTACCACCTGGACGAGGCCGAGTATGCGTGGGGAGACGAGTGGTCGCAATCCTTCAACAATGAAATCAATGAAATAGAAGAAGCCTTTTCCAATCAGGCCGAAGAACCGGAGCTGGAAGACCTGGTCTCCATCGACGCGGCCACCACCCGCGACATCGACGACGCCTTCCGCATCGAGCGCGACGGCAAGGGATTCAAGCTGACCATCGCCCTGGCCCGGCCCGACGCCCACTGGACCTTCGGGTCGAGCCTGGACCGCGCGGTCCAGCACCGGGTGAGCAGCCTGTATCTGCCCGAGGGGACCAGCCACATGATGCCGGAGCGGTTCGGCACCGGCCTCTACAGCCTGATGGCGGGCGAGACGCGCCCGGCCCTGGTCACGGATTTCCACCTCGGCCCGGACGGCGCCCTCGACCGGGTGGAGCCGCGCACGGCCTGGGTCCGCATCCGGGAGAACACCACCTATGAGGCGGCGGACGCGGCCATCGCCGCGCGGACCGACGAATCCCTGGTCCTGGCCCACGACCTGGCCACCCGGCTGCTGGAGCGGCGGCTCGCCTCGGGCGCGTGCGTCATCCGCAGGCCGGAGCCGGTGGTCACCCTGGAAGGCGAGGGCGCGCAGGCTTCGGTGGAGGTCTCGGTCAAGACGCCCTGCCCGCTCTCCGAGCTGGTCATCAGCGAATTCATGATCCTGGCCAACTCCGGGCTGGCGCTCTGGGCCAGGGACCACGAAGTGCCGCTGCTCCACCGCACCCAGGACATCGCCCTGCCCCCGGAGGCGGCGGGCATCTTCAGCGAACCGGCGGAGATCATGCGCTCGGTCAAGCTGCTCCTGCCCCCCACCCTGGAGACCAATCCCCGGCGGCACGCGGCCCTGGCCGTGCCCGCCTACGCGCCCATCACCTCGCCCCTGCGCCGCTACACGGACCTGATCAACATGTCCCAGGTCTGCACCTTCCTGACCAACGGGACGCCCCGGCTCGACAAGGACGAGCTGGACCAGCTGATCATCCACCTGAACATGCGCGTCCAGGCCGTGGGCGCGGTGCAGCGGTTCCGCCCGCGCTACTGGAAGCTGGTCTACCTGGCCAAGCGCCGCCGCGAGTTCCAGCCCGCCGTGCTGGTGGACGAGGCCGGGCCCATGGCCACCCTGTCCATGCCGCACCTGCAGATCAACGTCCGCGCGCCCAAGAAACTGCTCGGGGACAAGCTCTATCCGGGCCAGCGGTTCCAGATCAATTTTTCGCGCATCGACCCGCTGACCAACGAGATCCGGCTGGGCGAGGCGCTGGAGGAATAG
- a CDS encoding SemiSWEET family sugar transporter produces MQIDLMEILGIVAGCCTTASFVPQVVHTWRTRSVADLSLRMYLLFTLGVALWLVYGFHIESVAVILANGVTLVLVIAILGMKIVYGRVSDKDFDRRPK; encoded by the coding sequence ATGCAGATTGACCTTATGGAAATTCTCGGCATCGTGGCCGGTTGCTGCACCACGGCATCCTTCGTGCCGCAGGTGGTCCACACCTGGCGGACGCGCTCGGTGGCCGACCTCTCCCTGCGCATGTATCTCCTGTTCACCCTCGGCGTGGCCCTGTGGCTGGTCTACGGGTTCCACATCGAATCCGTGGCCGTAATCCTGGCCAACGGCGTCACCCTGGTCCTGGTCATCGCCATCCTGGGCATGAAGATCGTCTACGGCCGGGTCTCGGACAAGGACTTCGACCGCCGCCCCAAATAA
- a CDS encoding IMP cyclohydrolase, with amino-acid sequence MSDLKKMYHTLQQDPFPADMKLTLGNQELVFRKRTWEIDGETKGLRYGENPDQPAALYELAKGQLEIGGVKFIGEGQGLVSALTEEHMLQAGKHPGKTNLTDVDNALNILQYLSAKPAALILKHNNPCGAAWTEEGVSVALKRAFEADRIAAFGGAVVVNRKLDLATAELINSVYFEVVAAPEFDDDALAELKKKKNLRILRIPGILELEKLSRMPFLDIKSLSDGGMVLQFSFRNAILSVDDFIPATAEKDGNQFVARAPSKQEADDLLFAWAVEAGVTSNSVLFVRDGVTTAIGTGEQDRVGCVLLAVTKAYIKYADLLSSKELGKSLFELKLAAIKDPEMKAKLEDIEKRTAEARGGLPGSVVVSDGFFPFRDGVDLCIDQGVTAIAQPGGSIRDWEVIAAVNESTPQVAMVFTGQRSFKH; translated from the coding sequence ATGAGCGATCTGAAGAAAATGTACCATACCTTGCAGCAGGACCCCTTTCCGGCGGACATGAAGCTGACCCTGGGCAACCAGGAGCTGGTCTTCCGCAAGCGGACCTGGGAGATCGACGGCGAGACCAAGGGACTGCGCTACGGCGAGAACCCGGACCAGCCCGCCGCGCTGTACGAGCTGGCCAAGGGCCAGTTGGAAATCGGCGGCGTGAAGTTCATCGGCGAGGGCCAGGGATTGGTCTCCGCCCTGACTGAGGAGCACATGCTCCAGGCGGGCAAGCACCCCGGCAAGACCAACCTGACGGACGTGGACAACGCCCTGAACATCCTTCAGTACCTGTCCGCCAAGCCCGCCGCGCTCATCCTCAAGCACAACAACCCCTGCGGCGCGGCCTGGACCGAAGAGGGCGTGTCCGTTGCCCTCAAGCGCGCCTTCGAGGCCGACCGCATCGCCGCCTTCGGCGGGGCCGTGGTGGTCAACCGCAAGCTCGACCTGGCCACGGCGGAACTGATCAACTCCGTCTATTTCGAGGTCGTGGCCGCGCCCGAATTCGATGACGACGCGCTGGCCGAGCTGAAAAAGAAAAAGAACCTGCGCATCCTGCGCATTCCCGGCATCCTTGAGCTGGAAAAGCTCTCCCGGATGCCGTTTCTGGACATCAAGTCCCTGTCCGACGGCGGCATGGTGCTCCAGTTCTCCTTCCGCAACGCCATCCTGTCCGTGGACGACTTCATCCCGGCCACGGCCGAGAAGGACGGCAACCAGTTCGTGGCCCGCGCGCCTTCCAAACAGGAGGCGGACGACCTGCTCTTTGCCTGGGCCGTGGAAGCGGGCGTGACCTCCAACTCCGTGCTCTTCGTGCGCGACGGCGTGACCACCGCCATCGGCACCGGCGAGCAGGACCGGGTGGGCTGCGTGCTCCTGGCCGTGACCAAGGCGTACATCAAGTACGCCGACCTGCTCTCCTCCAAAGAACTGGGCAAGTCCCTGTTCGAGCTGAAGCTGGCGGCCATCAAGGACCCGGAGATGAAGGCGAAGCTCGAAGACATCGAAAAGCGCACGGCCGAGGCGCGGGGCGGACTGCCCGGCTCCGTGGTCGTGTCCGACGGCTTCTTCCCGTTCCGCGACGGCGTGGACCTGTGCATCGACCAGGGCGTGACCGCCATCGCCCAGCCCGGCGGCTCCATCCGCGACTGGGAGGTCATCGCAGCAGTCAACGAATCGACCCCGCAGGTGGCCATGGTCTTTACCGGCCAGCGCTCCTTCAAGCACTAG